The Musa acuminata AAA Group cultivar baxijiao chromosome BXJ2-2, Cavendish_Baxijiao_AAA, whole genome shotgun sequence genome contains the following window.
GGTACATATGGTCATGATATATACTGTTATAGCATTGCATGGATTGTGTctgtcatatttttgcatttatctCATACAGCTATTAGTAACAACAAAGTTAACGTTAAGTTGGAAGCAGTTTTTATTATCATCTAGATATGAATTTCAGAGCCACAAACGTGTAGTATCTATCAACCCTATGAAAACTGACTAGCCAAAAAGATGAGTGTACCTCACTAGCAAGGGGCACACGTCCTTGAACAGTGGTGACAACTGACCAGACTAATGTGGCCATATTCAGAACAAGTGTCTCAGAGATCCCTGGAAAAAGAAGGCATGAGCTCTAAATttagaagaacagaaaaaagaAAACCCACAATCTTTCTACTTCAAAAGTGAACATTATTCTATCATTCACTTAAATATACAATCAGTGAAAATCCATTCAATCAAACAACAACATGGTGTTAAGTTGTTAACAGTcatgattttttgcattcataatgTAAAATAATGTAATGTATTAAATCCATAATTGTACACAACAGGAAGAAAAACCAAAAAAGGAAATAATGACCAAATTCTAGTCAAATTAATGCTTTAAAGTTCAGTGTTAGAAAGCAAAATTAAATAATGACCAAAATATGCTTATCCGGACCAGAATCAGGATTCCATGTAGACAATTCATTTTAAAGTTCAGTGTTAGAAAGAAAAATTAGATAAACTGACACAGCTAAATAGGTACATCCAGTTTGATACGATTTATTTGGTCAATGTTGCAAACATTCAGTTTCTCATTAACAAGACCAAACCAACCAAATCACTCATTAGAAAGTAGATTAAATCAGACTGAACAACCTGGCACTCTTTATGATGCTTTCATctttgatattttcatactcaAATAATTATTTAGAATTAGCCCTTCTATTTTCCAAAACCTTTTGACTACCTTATTCATGACTTTAGCTTCATTCACCATATTGCTTTATCTAATTATAACTATGTAGCATGTTGTTTGAAGTTTGAACTGGAGCTTCAGAAAGAAAGTTCATATGCCAACTAGATCGGAAACAAAGTCTTGGATAGAGCAAGCGTGCACAACCTATCACTTCAAGAATGTTCGTTTTAAAAACAAATAAAGGCATGATATAGGAAACAAAATAGAAGTTTTACAAACATACCATTCATATTATTACCACCTCCAGCAATGAACCAGTTTTCCCCCACGGTTACACCAGCATGGCCAGCTCGTGGGCCGGGAGTCACACCCTGCTGCTTTGGTCTTGACCATTCCATCTGCAAAAggtcaaattaaaaaataaatgttaACAAAGATTTTAACCCATTATCTTTGTGTCATAACATCTAAAAAAAGAAGTTGCTCTTACAGTCTGCAAGTCAAGGACATGAAGATCATTAAAGCATGTGGCATGAGATCCACCACCAAAAATTAAAAGGTACCGATCTGCATGGCAAGCAGCAGCATGGTCCGATCTTGGGGCCGGAGGTGTACCACTAAAACACAATAAAGAGAGAATTAACAGAGAAACATTTAATTGGATTGTTCATAATCACATGATTACGATGGTAATCTAATAGAACAAAATTCACAAGACAGCTTTGTGCTTAAAAGAGATGAACATTGAACAGACCTAATGTTAGCATTAAGAGTTCAAAACTTAGAATGAGAGAACAATACATGAAATGTGATTGTGTGTATCTTGAAGCATTCCTCCTTTCCAAACTTAAAAACTGGTAAGTTATATGATGAAGTCACATCTAACTAAATGTTTCCTATACCAATGAACTTGTGTAAAGATCTCACGATGTCTGTCAAATGCACGTAAATTACATGTTTCCACACGGAGAAAAACTATTACCACTACCTTGTAATTTAGGTCTACAAATTTCTTACTAATAGTCATTAATAAATGCCTTCACTAGAAGTTACATGTCAGAAGACAAGTCAAAACTATTCTCAGTGAAGCAGAATGCTATATTAAATACAGTCAGCAAGATATGGTGTACTATATGATGAAGGCAATTAATGAAGGTCTTAACAAGCAAAGAATGACCTTCAGATGTTCCCTGCATGCACATCATTTTTATAAAGATTCTGGAAAAGGTTAAGAATCACAAAAGATTTAAGTACATCAATTAGATTCATTAAATATCAATCATAGTGACTTGGTGAGGATCTGGTTCACAcattacaagaaaaagaaaatcacACATGATATCCCTAAGGTCTCAAGAGTTAACTAGGAGTATGGTTGGTGTATTGGAGGTCTTCAGAGAGACATAAAGATAGTCATTAATTTAAATACTATCAAGATAGATGCCAGATTAAAAGGCATCTCAATTGATGTATAAACAAAGATAAGATTGTCTACTGTAGCTGCCAATAACAGGTATGAACCATGAGTTTAGTACACATTGTGCACACAGTGTCTTTACATCCTGTATATTGATACAACAAACACACTGGCATCCAGGCACTTCAATACATGTATCGAACTTAAAAAGAACCCCACTGATTTCATTAATAGTTGCCCTTTTAACATGATTTACGAATTTTAGTGATAATGAATACATAAGCAACACAATCTCTTATATGTAACTGTATATATAAGGTGAAAGAAGCAACAATACGTCAACTTTGCAGATTACTTGAATACATCAGGAATTAAAAGCAAATGAGAAATACATTCATGAACTTTAaacatatgtcaaaagaaattatatatgtatatatgcacaaATAGTTGAAGTAGTACTTCTGTAAAACTAGCTCAAAAGAACTTGCAACTAGTGTTGGAGCTAAGATTATTTTACAAAGGGAAAAGAAACAAGCACTTAATAGGGAAAACAACTTCGGGCAAGTATgcacataaaaaaaatttaaagaaagaCTAAGTTCCAGATGCTCGTGATGCAGGGAATTTAAATATTACAATAGAATTTTGTTGTCTATGTGAACACCAAACAATTAAAATGTCAAAACTACTGCTATATATATATTGTACACCAACGAAATCATAGCATGACACAAAGGTGCATGTCTTTTGTGGTGCCTTGCTAGTGGAAATTGATGTAACATGCATCATGCTAGTTCAAGGCATTGATGAGCATGCATCCATCTTTTACCTAGCAGAGTCACAGGCCTTAACTTGAACCTGGTACAAGCTGACGCAAGCACAACATGGTTCAACATTCAAAGTTCATACATGATTAAACATGCTAGGCACATAAAACATTCTTATAAACAATTGAATTTCCTATTCAAAATGAATTACAACCCTTATTTGTTACAGTCATAAAttaaagataatgatgaaacacTGATGACATTGATTAGTAGTTGCCAGCAATGATGAATatattaagtatatatatatgagaatgaAAATAGTCGGATTTCATGTTCATGCAAGTTTTctacttttttcttttgttttaacATGCATACAAAAATGAAGAGTTAACTCTGGAAAGGCCATGGGATCAAGTTAAGGAGGAAAAGGAAGGTAAAGTTGGAAGTCTTTTCACCCATTAAATGTATGCTTTTAGCTGATTCATGTAGaacactttattaagtacactttTGTAATCTTATCATATTTGTGCAAAGATCTTTCACTTCTGCGTATTTTCATGTCAGATCCAAGAATAGCATGTCTTGTTCTAACTTCTAACTACTCCTGAAAGATCAGAAATATCCACCTATCGGATTCTACTGAGGGTAGATAATTATCTAACCAAAAGTTATTTGTAGATGAAGGCATTCTGATTTGCACTGTACTTATCAAAATGCCCAAACTGAGCATGCCATTGTCTCCATTAAAGACCTTGTAGACATAAAGTACATTAAAATGATGAAGATAGGTCCAGAATGAAGAGCCAATAGCTCATTTTCCCCCTTACAACTTCTAGCTAGGTTTATCTGATGACCATTCACCAATCACACCCACGTAGAATTAAGTAATTGTCAGGTTCtttaaatgatatatttttaaggTGTATAAAATGTGGCCTGCTGGGAacttgaatttattttaccaatgtgTCAAAAAAGAAACTGAATTATTAATAAAAGAAAAGTAACTCTTACATGGCATCAATATCATCCCAGGTCATAGTTTCCAAGTCAAGAATGTGCAAGTCATTTAGAAGAGATCTCTTAGCATCTTCGCCTCCAAATATAACCAAAGTGTTCCCAACAAGGGTGACCGATTGGCCTCCTCGAGAAATCTACAAGAGAAAGAAGATTAAAAATGAAATGTAGGCAATGATAGCTAGGTTTCAAAAAAACTGGATGTTTAAATTAGAAAAACCAAATAATCCTAACAATAATTAATTCCTTAACCTGTCCAATcctattttatcaaaatcttatttCGCATCCATAACATAATGAAAAAAAATGTAACAAACTAATCATCAGATGCTTGCAAGGCAAGTTTTACCACAATTAGAAAAATAGTAATTGAAAGAAAAAGGGCAATGGTAATATATTCCATGGCAAACAGTTGCTCCTTCCTCAAACTATAAGTTATTTAAAGTTTCAGTTTTTGTAAACATAAAAGTTCAAAATTTCAAAACAAATCGACTTCAAGAAGATTAGAACACAAACAAGCTTCATGAGATCTAATGGTCTAGAATATATGCTGAACACAGATCAAATAAAACTTACCGGTGGTTTCCCATATGTCTTTAAGTTCGACCAGAGACAAGTTTGAGGATCAAATTCCTTCACTGGCATAATGGTAACTAAATTGTCATTCTGAGTGGAAAAAAAATTGAGAAGTTGGTAGGGAAGTCCGTGTAAGCAAAATGACTTGAACCTGTAATTGTCTCAGATGGATCCTTGGTGTGCCCTCCGATAGATAAAATTTTGTCACCCCAAGGAATCTGCAATGATTAACAAGCGACCATGAAAATTCCTATTACATAGTCCCTCAACGATTTAGCTATTAGCCATTAACAACTGTAGTTCTTGCAGCGGAGCAATATGTTACCAAGGAATGGCCAGCCGAGGGCGCAACTGAACCAGTGATTGAGGAATCCAAGGACCCTGCAAGTGCCTTAGCTTCTATTCTTGACCATGTCAAGCTTTTCAAATCCAGAACCTTCGGTAAATAAATATAGACATAGCCATTAAATTCAGACTTAATTAGTAAACATAAGTGAAAATCAGGACAGGTTAGAACAGTTCTACTAATTAAAATAAAACACTTCCAGAAGAAGAAATACAAAAGTAACTAGGAGCTGATCAAACGCAATTGTGCCTACTTGTTTCATCATTATCAACATACCTGGACATCACTAAGGTAACGACCATTGTGATTTCCACCAAAGATATACATTTTTTCTTGTAGAACAGCTGCTCCATGCTGCAAATAGATGTCAGACACAATTTGGTTGTCAATGGAATAAGAATAATTTCACTGCTTCAATATAAAATTAATCAAAGAATAGAGATAACACCGCATAACGAGGCTTAGGGCGTTGTCCAGATACTGATGGAGCAACCCATTGATCATATATACTGACTAAGCCAAGACCCTCCATTACAACATCCTTGTCCTGTGTCTCCAACAGAAGTCCATTTTCTGTTGAAATAGTTTTTGTCTCAGGTAAGGAGTCTCCATTTTCCGATGCTGACACAGTAGCTGGCTCAACTTTTGGTTTCTAAGAAGGTAAATTAACAGGATAAGAACGGATGATGATAATTCATATACAagtcaaagaaaatatttattctcaAACATAATTAGATCAAAATAGTTATTTAAATTATCCTTAATAGGCAAGGACACAAAGATATATGTCTATATTGGTGAAGATAGCACTTGTATGATATTAGAGCTTGAAATTAAACAAGCTAGATCAACAGGAAGACTAAACTACCAAATCATAATTGTGGACTCAGATTCCATAGTATTGCATTTAAAGCCATAGAACAATGCACCgtcacaaaaagaaacataaagtATTTACTATTTACCTAATCATCCTTGAGATCCCATTCTGTGGCAAGTGCAAATGAGCTGTGATGGTGTTTGTTCGGTCGTCAAATTTTTTGCATCCAATTCAACCGTAGTTTGGCCAATCTTGCACCCAATTCCAAATATTTCTTTCTTCACTGTTCGAAAGCCTTTCTTCAAGCCCTTAATCATTTTAAGCTGATTACTTCAtcatttttttcttattgttCCAAAACATTGGATATTTGAGACATCTTGATAGGATATATTATCTCCATTTGACTAATTTATGGAATCTGACCTTGCTAACAATTCATTATGTCTATCGATATGTATAATACATGAGATTTGCATCCTCCAAATATTGTCAGTTAGACTTTGACAAGTTTTGGACTTGCTACCAAGTGAAAGGGCTACACAACATCTGAATATATCAAAAACTACTAAGCCCTACCATAAACCTCTTTCATGATTAAGCTTACTTCAAGGCTTCTCAAAGGCTGAATAATCAAGTTCACAAAAAGGAGAGCCAAATAGTTACATTCTCAATTCGAAGTAGCAAGAATCCTTGGGTGACTGGGATAAACTCTGGAGCGTGTGCTTTTTCATTTAGGGGATTCAGGACAAAGCGTTTGTTACAACCAGCATAAGTGATAAATGAACTACAGACAAGGAGCTCAAAGCAGTGAAAAAGAaatggaaaaataataataaatccctAATTAGAACAAAGGTTTCATAATCATAGGTACTTGAATCAATCATCCAATGCAAGAGTATCACATGATCCAAGTGGAGTTCAAACAGTGGATGTAAATAGTCTAAAAATACTAAACAATAACAAACAGATGTCTTAATATAAAACAAAATAGCATTCGAAAGATATAATATGCCAGACTCGAAACCTATCAACTTTTTGCACTTCTGTCAACAAGATATTTTTACCTTTCTTTTACTGTTTATGTCAATGAACACTCATGATATGAGCAACAAATGTGCTACACATAATAAATGATCCTTAAGTAGTTGTTAATCACTTGACCAAAATGCATGATTGACTTATAACTTTTAGCAAACAAGAAATAATTCCTAATATACTTACGAGCATTTCAACATCTACAACAGATTCTGCTGCTAGTTCAGGAACCCTTGAATACCAAGCAGGATCCTCTTcctaatagagaaaaaaaattattatcaacATACCTTTGTATGACAACTGCAATACTAAGCATACACATACCTCCAAAATTTTCACGAACAGACGCATTGCTTCGGTTGAAGCCATGTTTCCAAGTCCATGCCAACTGATAGCAGAGAAGTTATTAGTCTTAGATATTCAACATAAACAAAAAGTAATGTATAGATCATTCAATTATATCATTGGAAGATTATAATTCAGAGGTAGTAGTACAAGAGTAACCTGACATGCTACTTCTCATACAAAGATGAAGGAattgatcaagaaaaaaaaaaggtgaaaggAGTTACCTAGTGAGTTTGAGATATATAGAAAGAATAAAAAAGGTACATATCTTGCACCTAAGAATACAACAAGCAGTGATATCCTACCTATATGGAGTTGGAAATATTGATTTTTTCCTACATTTCGACACAATTTAGGGCAATATCACTTGTCAAGCTAAAAGCAATTCCAGCTCTTTTTATTACTTTAGTATTTTTTTCTTGGGTCTCTCTATACCTCCTCAATCAATTCACCTCATCCAACAAGGACATCTATGTCTTCTTTGGAGATATTCAGATCATTTTAAATAGTTTCGCCTCACCTTATCTTTTGTTGGATTCACACCTAATTATTCCTAAACATGAACATTTCCTATCAATATTCTCACCTCAGCAACAGTAACCTTTTGTACCTATTATTATCTAACTGATCAACATTCTAAACCATAAAGCACTGCTTATTCCTTGCAACTGCTTTATAAAACTTTCCTTTAGCTAACGGGGAGATGATGATCACGGAGCACGTTGAGCCCCTTTTAGTTTAGTTATCATGTTTAGCTAAGGGTCATTAGCAGGAGCCTTGGTTTACTGGGTACACCCCTTTTTTCTTGTTTAACTCTATAAATAGTATCTTCATAATCTTCCATTCCTGCTCAATTAAAGTCCAAAGTACTAAAACTCTTTTGCACAGGATCATTTAGCCCATCTAAACTATACTTTTAAAGTTTCTCTCTTCAATGCTGAAATTACACCATATATTCACTTTTGCCCCACATTGTCTAAAACATCTAGTTTCTATCATTTGTCTTAGTTACTCAAGTATAGAATCAATCAAACAAATACAAATAACATATAACATACATCAtggaaatttatataaaatatgtttAGTAAGCTCATTTATAACTAAATTGAAAACCTATGGACTTAAACTAAATTCTTGATACACAATTATGGTTATAGAAAACTTGATACATCGAAGTCCTAACACTAGTGACAAACTCCATTGTACACATCTCTTATAACATCAAAACTAGAGGGTATTGGGTGGTAGGCTTACTACCCAAGACACAAAAAAGCTACcttgaatcaatcaatcaatgatatCCTCTTTTCTAATTTTTCAAAGCTTTCGGCAGCTGCCTTCTTTTATTCTTTGGTTTCCTCCCattctcctcttctctctctttctctctctctctctcaataccgctctcctctcctttgtttcttcctcctccctaccGCCTGGCTGTAGCCACTCCGTTGCATTGTTGCCTTCTCCTCCCTACTGGTACTCCTCATCGTTtcactttcttcttctcctccctctcctcctctcttctccttctctgcTGCTCCTCTCCTTTTTCCCTCTTTCTATATGATCCTTATGACTGGTAGGTACACtgatgtaccatgtgttggtacgttGGTGTGTACTGGACTCAAACCAGTCAAGCCAGTGACCAGTGACCAGTACAGATTCTGGACCAGTACTTCAAATCTTGCTTAGAGCAAAAGCATCTGTCTTTGATACTGGAGTAGTTTTTCATCATGAAAATGGATTAGAACAGCAATCTCCAATGCAGAATCGGAGAATAAGGATTTAGCCACGCTAGATGCTAACATAAGAtggtaaataaataacaaaatagaTGTTTAACAGGTACGTTTAATGTCACATCTAGTAGCAGGAAATTGTAATATTTTCTTTTCATCAAAATTTACCAAGCAAATACCCTGCAGATCATGCTCTAAGAAAGTATAACAACTTTGACCTATCAACATattgaaataacaaaaaaatccTATAACACCAACCTCGTCCATTTGCTGTGCTCCACAGGATTCCATGCTCTCGGTTTTGGATCAGTGCAAGGTCCAACGGTTGCCTGCAGCCAGGAAACAAATTCCAAAAGAACTAGGAGGTTAACAATTCAAAGATCTGGTTTGGAAAACTCTTTGTCACGTAGGTCTAACAATTCCCTGACACAGATCCAAAGAAATTTGACGGATCGAACAGATTTTGACTCCTAACGGCAGATCTTCCACGATCAGGATTAGCACAAAGAACATGTCGAACGGACGAAACAGGGGAGCAGATCCGAGCCCTCCCAACCGAAGGAAGACCAAGAAACCCACCGCAATCAACGAAGAAGAATGGACCGACTAGAAATTCCAGAAAAGAGAAGGGCAATCGCGGGCCTGAGACATATCGAGGGAAGAAAGACCGACGAACCCACGAAAGAAGTTATGCAGATCGACGAGAGGTTCAAGAAACGAAGGAAGGAGCCGTGGATCTCACCTGCTGGTACAGGCCATAGAGCAAGAGAGCGACGTCATTCTGGAACCTAGAGGCGCCCGCCGCTGACGATTGGGGAGATCCGCCGAACCCGGCGTAGGCGGCGGCGGCGTAGAACCTATCGGGGTAAGCAAGGCCGGCCGAAGCCATTCGTCCTCCCCAAAAGGAAAACGCGAGCTTAATTCAAGAAGCGAAAGAAGAGGCGACCGAGGGCGGGGTGGGAGTCTTTATAGAGAAGCCAAGGGCGGAGTCACGCTCTCTATTTCTTAGCGAGGAGTGGGAGAGAGGTCGTCTCGATCTAAAGTCAATTTGCTTGCTTGCCTTCGGTGCGATGCTTGGATCGTCTTCACTATGAACTGCGGTAATTTACTCGATCGGACAAGGGCGAGTAATATAAAGTTGGGGAGCGTTACCCCGTGCCGTGACGCCGTTATCGCAATTTCCGTCTGACGTTACGTCATAAGCCGTTATATTTGATCTGTTTACCGTTCAGCCTTGAGCCGGCTGACGTCGGGACTACACGGACGAACATTGAACCGTAGTTACTCACAAA
Protein-coding sequences here:
- the LOC135605303 gene encoding acyl-CoA-binding domain-containing protein 6-like; translation: MASAGLAYPDRFYAAAAYAGFGGSPQSSAAGASRFQNDVALLLYGLYQQATVGPCTDPKPRAWNPVEHSKWTSWHGLGNMASTEAMRLFVKILEEEDPAWYSRVPELAAESVVDVEMLKPKVEPATVSASENGDSLPETKTISTENGLLLETQDKDVVMEGLGLVSIYDQWVAPSVSGQRPKPRYAHGAAVLQEKMYIFGGNHNGRYLSDVQVLDLKSLTWSRIEAKALAGSLDSSITGSVAPSAGHSLIPWGDKILSIGGHTKDPSETITVKEFDPQTCLWSNLKTYGKPPISRGGQSVTLVGNTLVIFGGEDAKRSLLNDLHILDLETMTWDDIDAIGTPPAPRSDHAAACHADRYLLIFGGGSHATCFNDLHVLDLQTMEWSRPKQQGVTPGPRAGHAGVTVGENWFIAGGGNNMNGISETLVLNMATLVWSVVTTVQGRVPLASEGLSLVTSTYKGEDFLVSFGGYNGRYSNEVYVLKPSHISDLQSRMIDGPVSDTIAAVLPTTNTSRDMEPEIEGARDKKIKEIEMDNGDSELNIRNEETIERIVESLKAEKEELESTFNKEQLQNLQIKQELAEAESRNTELTKELQSVRSQLAAEQSRCFKLEVDVAELRQKLQAMEALEKEVELLRRQKAASEQEALSAKQRQDSGGLWGWLAGSPPPEK